TCGGCACTCATGGGTGTCCTCCTGCGTCCCAGGTTTGGTGGCCGCCGAAAACTGGTGTAGACCAGTCAGCGAACGATGTGTGAACGGTTCTCGCTGTCGTGATCGCCATCATTCGGCAGCGGCGACGTGGCCGCTCGCGAAGATGGGCCAACTGTGGGTTACTGCGACAAAGCGCTGCGACAAAGCGGTTCGGATCAGGGAGAAGGACATGGCCAGCAAGGCTGAGAAGATCGTCGCCGGGCTCGGTGGCATCGACAACATCGAAGAGGTCGAGGGCTGCATCACCCGGCTGCGCACCGAGGTCGTCGACCCGAGCAAGGTCGACGAGGCCGCCCTGAAGGCCGCGGGCGCCCACGGCGTCGTCAAGATGGGCACCGCGATCCAGGTCGTCATCGGCACCGACGCCGACCCGATCGCCGCCGACATCGAAGACATGATGTAACTGCCGGGACCCGTACCGACGTCTCACCCGGTCACCCGGTCACCCGGGCAAGGGGCCGCTTCCGTAACGGGGGCGGCCCCTCACCCGTATACGACTAGGCTCTTCGCCATGTCTCGTATCGACGGCCGCACGCCCGAACAGCTCCGCCCGATCACCATCGAACGCGGCTGGAGCAAGCACGCCGAGGGCTCCGTCCTCGTCTCCTTCGGCGACACGAAGGTCTTCTGCACCGCCTCCGTCACCGAAGGCGTCCCGCGCTGGCGCAAGGGCAGCGGTGAAGGCTGGGTGACCGCCGAATACTCCATGCTTCCCCGCGCCACCAACTCCCGTGGCGACCGCGAGTCGGTCCGCGGCAAGATCGGCGGCCGTACCCACGAGATCAGCCGGCTCATCGGCCGCTCCTTGCGCGCGGTCATCGACTACAAGGCACTCGGCGAGAACACCATCGTCCTGGACTGCGACGTCCTCCAGGCCGACGGAGGCACCCGCACCGCCGCCATCACCGGCGCCTACGTCGCCCTCGCCGACGCCGTCACCTGGGCCCAGGGCAAGAAGCTCATCAAGGCCAACCGCCAGCCACTCACCGGCACCGTCAGCGCCGTCTCCGTCGGCATCGTCGGCGGCCTCCCCCTCCTCGACCTCTGCTACGAGGAGGACGTCCGCGCCGACACCGACATGAACGTCGTCTGCACCGGCGACGGCCGCTTCGTCGAGGTGCAAGGCACCGCCGAGGCCGAGCCGTTCGACCGCGACGAGCTCAACTCCCTGCTGGATCTGGCCGTTCTGGGCTGCACGGAACTCGCTGTCGCCCAGCGCGCCGCGCTTGATACGGTCCTCGAAAGGTAAAGGGCGTACCAAGAAGGTCGCGGGTCGCGGGCAACCACGGCACCGGTGGTCGCGTCCTCACAGGTGCGGGCGAACGGCACACCACCGTCTTGCCCGGCCAGCACCACACGGGGGCCCTGAGGCCTACGAAACGGGGCCCTCGGGGGCCTGACACGGGAGGACCGTTCCATGGCCGCGAGCCGCCGCCGACCACGCCGTATCACCGCCGTCGCCGCAGCAGTGGCAGCCGTCGCGCTGACGGCCGGGCTCACCACCGGCTGCGACGCCGTCAACAAGGCGCTCGACTGCGTCCAGACCGCAGACACGATCGCCGACAGCGTCACCGACCTCCAGCAGGCCGTGGAGAACGCGGGCGACGACCCCACCCAGGCGGACGAGGCACTCGACTCGATCGACAAGAACCTCGACACCATCGGCGACAAGACCGACGACACCGACATCAACAAGGCCGTGGACGACCTCCAGAAGGCGGTCGGCAACGTCCGCGACTCCATCAACAGCGGCGACGCGACCCCCGACATCAGCCCCGTCACCGACGCGGCGGGCGAGCTCACCAAGGTCTGCACGCCCTGACGGCGGCGGCACCGTCCGCCTGGCTAGGGTGAGCGGCATGAGCCGCCTGATCCTCGCCACGCGCAACCCCGGAAAGATCACCGAGCTGAGGGCGATCCTCGCCGCCGCAGGTCTGCAGCACGACCTCGTCGGCGCGGACGCCTACCCGGAGATCCCCGACGTCAAGGAAACCGGCGTCACCTTCGCCGAGAACGCCCTGCTCAAGGCCCACGCCCTGGCCAGGGCCACCGGGCTCCCGGCCGTCGCCGACGACTCCGGCCTGTGCGTCGACGTACTCGGCGGCGCCCCCGGCATCTTCTCCGCCCGCTGGGCCGGCACCCACGGCGACGACCGCGCCAACCTCGACCTCCTCCTCGCCCAGCTCGGTGACATCGCCGACGGACACCGCGCCGCCCACTTCGCCTGCGCCGCCGCCCTCGCCCTGCCCGACGGCACCGAGCGAGTGGTCGAGGGTCAGCTGCGGGGCACCCTGCGCCACGCACCCGCCGGCGCCCACGGCTTTGGCTACGACCCGATCCTCCAGCCCGACGGCGACACCCGCACCTGCGCGGAACTGACCCCCGACGAAAAGAACGCGATCAGCCACCGCGGCAAGGCGTTCCGAGGACTGGTACCGGTGGTGAGAGAACTGCTGGGCTGAACCGCGGCCCTCTGGGCTGAGCCCCGGGGAACTTCGGGGCTTACCCCATCTCCCCGTACGGACGCATCGACACCCGGGCGTCCAGAGCGATGCCGTTCGCGCCCGCGGGCGACGGCAGGCGCAGTGTCTTGTCGAGCACCAGTCCCAGCGGGCCGCAGCCCGATGTCCCCGGCACCGCAAAGCGGTTGTCCTCCACTCCGAAGCCGACGACCAGCGGGTCCGGCGTGACGACCCTCGGCGGATCCGTCTCCAACAGCACCAGATGGACCGGGTCCGCCCCGCTGCCTATCGAGCAACCGGGCGGCACCCCGGGTCCGGATATCAGGAACGTCAGATCCAGCTCACCGCGCCGCTCGTCGTTCGACTGGAAGTCGGAGGAACCGCCGTACCGAGGCGTGATCGACAGCGGTGTACCCCCAACGTGCAGGGGAACGGCGGCCATCGTGCCGAACACCTGCCGGAACTCGCCGTCCACCGTGCCCTCCGCGAACGTGATCGCCAGCGGTCGGCCGTCCGGTATCTCGACGGCGAGCCGGCCGAGCCTGAGATGCCCGGTGGCCGTCATCGCCTCGCAGCGCCACTTCGCCGGATCGGCGCCCGGTGGCAACTCGGAAAGGGCGGGGCAGTCCTGGAAGCCGCGCGCTTCCGCACTTGTGCCCGTGCCGGGGGAGGGGGAGCGACCGACCCCGGCGTGAGCGGGCACCGCCGCCGCGCCCACGCCGGCGGCGAGGGCCAAGGCGAACAGCGCCGTCGCGATACGTCGGACACGCAACATGAAAACCCCCAGGTGAGCGATACGGACCAGGCGGCGGGTCGCCGCCCCCGCGCTCCCTCAAGGATTGCAGCCATTTCTCTGCAATGGAAGGTCTGCAGAGAAAATTCTGCAGAAGTACCTCTGCAGAGATATGGCTGTGTGCGAGGTAGGCTTGCGTCATGAGCGACGAAGGTGAGCCGCAGCCCGCACTCGCGCCGACGGAGCCGGTATGGGAGGCGGGCGGCGAGCGCCGAACCGTCAGCGACCCCGCCGCCCTCAAGGCGCTCGCCCACCCACTGCGGCTGAGGGTCCTCCGTCACCTCGCCGTATCGGGTCCGGCGACCTCCACGACCCTTGCCGCCGCGCTCGGGGAGAACACCGGCACGCTCAGCTATCACCTGCGGCGGCTGGAGAACGGCGGCTTCATCGAGGACGTACCGGAGCGGCCCAACAGCCGTGAGCGCTGGTGGCGGGCGGTGCGCGGACTCGACGTACGCAGGCCCGCGCAGGACGAGATGACCGACGGTGAGCGGGCGGTCGCGGGCGCCCTGGACCGTATGCGGCTGGACGAGGACATCGAGTTGGCCCGGCGGTTCACGGAGGGGCAGGGTGAGTCGGACGGCTGGATGCGCGGCTCCCGCGGCCTCAGTCACCTCACCAAGGACGAGGTGACCGCGTTCCACGACGCGTACCTGGACCTGCTGACCCGCTTCGCCCGGGGCCCGGAGGACGCTCCGCCGGACGCGAAGCCGGTGCTGCTCCGGTGGTTCGCGCTGCCTGCCGAGTGAGGGCTCGGCGTGCCGAAGGCCCGGCTCGCGGAGTGCGAGCCGGGCCTTCGGCCTTGATGCGCCCGGTCGGATTCGAACCGACAGACACGACCACCTAAAGATCGCCGCTCAGCCCTTGGCGTACGGGCGCAAGAACCGCGTCCTACTCTACTGGCCGAGGTCGACTACTGGTGAGGAGAGGCCGACTACGAGTGTCACCGGCGGCCTCCTCGGCACCAAGTGCTGGTGACCGAATGACAGTTCGGGCACAGCAGGCGGAGGTTCTCGGGCCGGTCGTCGGTCCAGTCGCCACTGATGTGATCGATCTCCAGTGTCATCGGATCGCCGAGCCACTCCGGCCCGGTCCCACACTCGACGCATTCCTCTGGTACGCCGGATTCGAGCAGCGCTCGGCGGAGGAGTGACGTTCTCGTGCGACGCCCGCGACTGTGCTTGACGAGCAGGTCCTCCGGCCGTTTCAGGGGTGTCGGCCCGGGCTTCCCGCGTTGGTGCGCCTGTCCGAGGAAGTGCGCGGTGTCGATGCCGTATTCGTTGGTCAACTGGGTAAGTAGTGATCGCATCCGCGAATTGTCCGGGCACATCAAAGTGCGAAGAACTCCCGCAACGGATATGGACTGCGCGACCGCTTGTCGCAGTTCACTCTCGCTCGGCAGATCGTGGGAACCACGCGGGCGCCTGCGGGGGAAGTGCGAGATGTCGATTTCGAAGTGCTCGAATCGTTTGTAGAGGTGAATGCTGAGCTTGCCGTAGGGCTTGGTGCCGAAGAAGGCGATGACCTCGTCGATGTCCGAGCACTGTTCGGCAGCCTGGGCCAATCGCTCGCGGGTGTACCGCACAGGACTGCTCACTGGACGCTGCCCAACGCACGCCCCTTGGAGCGGCCCCGGTAACTGTCCGTCGTGGAGTGGCAGTTGGGGCAGAGGAGTCGAAGATTCCCGATGCGGTTGTCACGCCAGTTGCCGTCGATATGGTCGACTTCCAAGGGGAGCGGGCGTCCCCGCCAGACCGGATCGGTACCGCAGCGTGCGCAACATTCTCTTACTCCCGTGGCCGTCATCGCCCCTCGAATGCGGTTGCTCGGGATGCGCCGGGCATGAGCGCCCGTCTGCTCGACGAGCAAGGCCTCTGGTGTCCGAGGGCGTCTGACCTCTCCTCGCCGGGACGGTGCCTGGAAGTGCGAGGTATCGATACCGAAGGCCCTGACCCTGCGGCTGATGTGCGTATGGTGCCCGCCGACGACCTCAAGGCCAAGGCGGCGTAGTACGTCACACATGTTCGTCGAAGCCGAGACCGCGGCTTCGAGGATCTCTCGGGTCCACCGCGCTCCTTCGCGCTCGAAGTGTGAAGTGTCCACCCCGAACTTCTTCATGCGCGTATGCACGTACCGCCGCGTCGCGCTCCTCGGATCCACCCCCAACCTCCCCAACGCCTCCGACAGAGTCCGTGACGTACTCGCCGCCTCTTCCAGGCGTTCCTTGGTGTATGGGCTGACCGGCATGATTCCCCTCCGTCCCGGCCGCGTGTTCGCCGCCTCGTACGGAGTAACGGATCGTTTATCGGATGGTCACGTTCGGAATGCGGAACGGCCCGCGCCGCTTTCGCGGGCGGGCCGGAAGGGTGGGGAGTGGGTGCTCCCGGGGCTTACGTCCGCGGGCTCAGATCTCCAGGTCCTTGATGATCTTCGCTACGTGGCCCGTCGCGCGGACGTTGTACAGGGCCCGTTCCACCTTGCCCTCCTCGTCCACCACGATCGTGGAGCGGATCACGCCCATGTACGTCTTGCCGTAGTTCTTCTTCTCGCCGAAGGCGCCGTACGCGTCCAGGACCTTCTTGTCCGGGTCGCCGACCAGTGTGACCTTCAGGTTCTCCTTGTCGCGGAACTTGGCGAGTTTCGCCGGCTCGTCGGGGGAGACTCCGATGACGTCGTAGCCGGCGCCCGTCAGCAGGTCCAGGTTGTCGGTGAAGTCGCAGGCCTGCTTGGTGCAGCCTGGAGTGAGGGCCGCGGGGTAGAAGTAGACGATGACCTTGCGGCCCTTGTGGTCGGCAAGGGACACCTCGTTGCCGTCGGCGTCGGGCAGGGTGAAGGCGGGGGCGGTGTCGCCGGGCTGGAGTCGCTCGCTCATCTCGGTTCGGTCTCCTTGCGAGGTGGTGGATACGGAACCGAGCGTAATGGGGGTGCCGAGCGGTGACCGGCGGGTGAAGCTGACAGACTGTCGACCAGAGACACGGCCGACAGGAACAGGCCAAGGAAACGCAACGACCACGACCACGGAGGCAGCGCGTGTCTGACACGTCGAGCACGCCGGACACCAGGACTCCGGCGCAGATCGAGGCGGACATCAAACGCCGTCGCGAAACCCTCGCCGAGACGCTCGACGAGATCGGTGTGCGGGTGCACCCGAAGACCATCGTCGGGGATGCCAAGGCCAAGGTGGCGTCCAGCGTCGACCACACCCTCGGACGTGCCTACGTCGGCGTCAACCGCGTCGTCGACGATGTGAAGGGCCAGTTCGTCACGGAGGACGGGCAGCCGCGGCTGGACCGCATCGTGCCTGTGGCCCTCGTGGTGGTCGGCGTCGTCGGACTGCTCACCCTGGGCCCGCGGCGCGCCAAGCGCCGCAGGCGCTGAACCGGGCCGAACCCTTCCGTACCCCACCCGCGTACGAGTGGCGCGAAGGCAGGTAAATTCGGACCGTGAGCGCCAAGAGGACTGAGCCCAGCAGCCCGCACGACAAGCTGCCCATCCGGATGCTGCACGACCGCGTGCTCGTGCGGCAGGACGCCGCCGAGGGCGAACGCCGGTCGGGCGGCGGCATCCTGATCCCCGCGACCGCGGCGGTGGGCCGGCGGCTCGCCTGGGCCGAGGTCGTGGCGGTCGGGCAGAACGTACGGACGGTGGAGCCGGGCGACCGGGTGCTGTACGACCCGGAGGACCGCGCCGAGGTCGAGGTGCGCGGCACCGCGTACGTGCTGATGCGCGAGCGGGATCTGCACGCCGTCGCCGCGGACCGGTTCGAGGGGTCCGAGGACTCCACGGGCTTGTACCTCTAGACACCTCTGGACACGGCGGAAGCGCTGCAAGGAAGGGGCTGGTGACCATCGTCACCAGCCCCTTCCGGTTGTGACCGGCCCTCCACCCCACCGCCCTTGCTACCTTTTAGGCATCCCGACGAGACGCGCCGTACCGGGAGAGTCGGAAGACCGCACGCAAAGACGACGCACCCCTGTTGATTCCTTCACGGAGGTGCCTGATGGCCTGGGTCCTGCTCGTCGTCGCCGGTCTGCTCGAAGTCGGCTGGTCGGTCGGTATGAAGTACACCGAGGGGTTCACGCGGCTCGTGCCCAGCGTGCTCACCGGCGCCGGCATCGTCGCCAGCATGCTGCTGCTGTCGTACGCGGCGAAGACGCTGCCCATCGGTACCGCGTACGGCGTCTGGGTGGGCATCGGCGCGGCCGGGGCCGCGGTGTACGGCATGGCGGTCCTCGGTGAACCGACGACCGCCGCCCGCATCTTCTTCGTCTGCCTGCTGCTGGTGGCCGTGGTCGGCCTGAAGGCGACCTCCGGCCACTAGGGCCTGCCGGCCACCGGTGCCTGCCGGCCTGCTGGGGCCTACCTGGCAGGCCCCAGCAGCCGGTTACGGGAAGTCGCCGAACGTCGTTCCCGTGCTGCCGTCCGTGCCCTCCGTCGTCGTCCCGCCGTCGGTCGTGCCGCCGCCGGTCGTCGGGCCGCCCGTGCCGGTGGTGCCGCCGTCCGTCGTCGTGCCTCCGCCGCCGGTGGTCGTACCGCCGCCGGTGCCGGTGGTGCCGCCGTCCGTGGTGGTGCCTCCGCCGCCGGTGGTCGTACCGCCGGTGTCGGTGGTGCCCCCGTCGCCCGTGGTGCCGCCGTTGTCCTGGCCCTCGGTGGCCGGGGTCTCCTCGCCGCCGGTGGTCGTGCCGCCGTCCCCGGTGGTGCCCCCGTCGGTGCCGGTCGTCGCGTCCTCGTCGGAGTCGGGCGGCGGGAGTTCCTGCTCGTCGGCGCCGTCCTGGAGGTTCAGGTCGAAGTCCTTGACCGCGACCCCCTTCAGCGCGGCCTTCGTGTACTGGGCCCAGATCTGCGCCGGGTACCCGCCGCCGTTGATACGCGCCTGTCCGAGCGCCCCGTACAGCGACTTGTGGGCGCCGGTGTCGGGGTCCTGGCCCATCACGGCGACGACCGTGGCGAGGTTCGGGGTGTAGCCCGCGAACCAGGCCGCCTTGTCGTCCTCGGCGGTGCCCGTCTTGCCCGCCACGGGGCGCCCGGCGGCCTTCGCCGCCGTACCCGTGCCGCCCTCGACGACGCTCTGCAGGATCGAGGTCGTCGTGTCGGCGGACTCCCGGCTGACGGCCTGCTCGGTCTTCTCGTCCGGCAGCTTCACGTCCTCGGAGCCGTCCTTGGTGACCTTCTCGATCATCGTGTACGTGCCGTGCTTGCCGTGGTTGGCGAGGGTCGCGTACGCCTCCGCCATGTCCAGGACACTCGCGGTGGCGGTGCCGAGCGCGATGGACGGGGACGCGTTCAGGTCGGGGGTGTCGGCCGGGACGCCGAGGTCGACCGCGGTCCGCTCGACCTTCGCGGAGCCGACGTCCACGGCCATCTGCGCGTACACCGAGTTCACGGACTTGTCGGTGGCGGTACGGACCGGGATCTGGCCGTACGAGACCTGGTCCTCGTTCTCCGGGGCGTACGTGCCGCCGTCCCAGCCCTGCACGGGCCGCTTGTTCGTGCCGTCGTAGACGGTGTTCGGGGTGATCGTGCGGCCGTCCTGGGTGACCGAGTCGTTCTGCACGGCCGAGGTGAACACGAACGGCTTGAAGATGGAGCCGACCTGGTAGTCCCGGCGCGTGGCGTTGTTGTAGTACTGCTTCGTGTAGTCGATGCCTCCGTACATCGCGAGGACCTTGCCGGTCTTCGGGTCGATGGAGGCGCCGCCCGCGCGGACGTAGTTGTCGACCTTGCGGTTCTTCTTGTCGAGTTCGTCCATCACCTGGTCGTCGACGGCCTTCACGAAGGCGTCCTGCTTGGGCTTCTGCAGGGTGGTCGTGATGCGGTAGCCGCCCGCGTTCAGCGCGTCCTCACTGAGGATCTTGTTGTCGGCGAGGTAGTCGTTGACGGCCTTGACGATGTAGCCGCGCTGGCCCGACATGCCGGCCGCGACCACCGTCTCCTTGGGCGCGGGGAACTTGACGCCGGCCCGGTCCGACTCGCTGATCCACTTCTTCTTGACCATGCCGTCGAGAACGTAGTTCCAGCGGGCGAGCGCGGCCGGCTTGTTCTCGGGGTGCGCGACCACGTCGTACTCGCTCGGCGCGTTCAGGAGCGCCGCCAGGTAGGCGCCCTGCCCGGCCGACAGGCTCTTGGCGTCGACGCCGTAGTAGGCCTGGGCGGCGGCCTGGATGCCGTACGCGTTGCGGCCGAAGTAGCTGGTGTTCAGGTAGCCCTCAAGGATGTCGTCCTTGCTCTTCTCGCGGTCCAGCTTGATGGAGATGAAGAACTCCTTCACCTTCCGCGTGACCGTCTGCTCCTGAGCCAGGTAGTAGTTCTTCACGTACTGCTGGGTGATCGTCGAACCGGACTGCTTGCCCTTGCCGGTGGCGGTGTTCC
This sequence is a window from Streptomyces ortus. Protein-coding genes within it:
- a CDS encoding transglycosylase domain-containing protein — its product is MNDQPQQPSEGWAPRDPDSASDTPGKASKTAPDTGPDPAPDTARDTGPDKAPAASAASGGSGGPGGSGRSGRSGETQEVPVASDGTTDAPDDPDAQDEPADARDGTTKTKKAKKTKRPKRTGWKRLIPTWRMVLGTFVGVILLIVGVFALGYYLVQIPSANATAIKQSNVYLYADGSQLARDGEVNRENVDLSLISKDAQHAVLAAEDRDFYTESAVDPKAMLRAGWNTATGKGKQSGSTITQQYVKNYYLAQEQTVTRKVKEFFISIKLDREKSKDDILEGYLNTSYFGRNAYGIQAAAQAYYGVDAKSLSAGQGAYLAALLNAPSEYDVVAHPENKPAALARWNYVLDGMVKKKWISESDRAGVKFPAPKETVVAAGMSGQRGYIVKAVNDYLADNKILSEDALNAGGYRITTTLQKPKQDAFVKAVDDQVMDELDKKNRKVDNYVRAGGASIDPKTGKVLAMYGGIDYTKQYYNNATRRDYQVGSIFKPFVFTSAVQNDSVTQDGRTITPNTVYDGTNKRPVQGWDGGTYAPENEDQVSYGQIPVRTATDKSVNSVYAQMAVDVGSAKVERTAVDLGVPADTPDLNASPSIALGTATASVLDMAEAYATLANHGKHGTYTMIEKVTKDGSEDVKLPDEKTEQAVSRESADTTTSILQSVVEGGTGTAAKAAGRPVAGKTGTAEDDKAAWFAGYTPNLATVVAVMGQDPDTGAHKSLYGALGQARINGGGYPAQIWAQYTKAALKGVAVKDFDLNLQDGADEQELPPPDSDEDATTGTDGGTTGDGGTTTGGEETPATEGQDNGGTTGDGGTTDTGGTTTGGGGTTTDGGTTGTGGGTTTGGGGTTTDGGTTGTGGPTTGGGTTDGGTTTEGTDGSTGTTFGDFP
- the bcp gene encoding thioredoxin-dependent thiol peroxidase — protein: MSERLQPGDTAPAFTLPDADGNEVSLADHKGRKVIVYFYPAALTPGCTKQACDFTDNLDLLTGAGYDVIGVSPDEPAKLAKFRDKENLKVTLVGDPDKKVLDAYGAFGEKKNYGKTYMGVIRSTIVVDEEGKVERALYNVRATGHVAKIIKDLEI
- a CDS encoding ArsR/SmtB family transcription factor, whose protein sequence is MSDEGEPQPALAPTEPVWEAGGERRTVSDPAALKALAHPLRLRVLRHLAVSGPATSTTLAAALGENTGTLSYHLRRLENGGFIEDVPERPNSRERWWRAVRGLDVRRPAQDEMTDGERAVAGALDRMRLDEDIELARRFTEGQGESDGWMRGSRGLSHLTKDEVTAFHDAYLDLLTRFARGPEDAPPDAKPVLLRWFALPAE
- a CDS encoding GroES family chaperonin encodes the protein MLHDRVLVRQDAAEGERRSGGGILIPATAAVGRRLAWAEVVAVGQNVRTVEPGDRVLYDPEDRAEVEVRGTAYVLMRERDLHAVAADRFEGSEDSTGLYL
- a CDS encoding HNH endonuclease, with the translated sequence MRYTRERLAQAAEQCSDIDEVIAFFGTKPYGKLSIHLYKRFEHFEIDISHFPRRRPRGSHDLPSESELRQAVAQSISVAGVLRTLMCPDNSRMRSLLTQLTNEYGIDTAHFLGQAHQRGKPGPTPLKRPEDLLVKHSRGRRTRTSLLRRALLESGVPEECVECGTGPEWLGDPMTLEIDHISGDWTDDRPENLRLLCPNCHSVTSTWCRGGRR
- the rdgB gene encoding RdgB/HAM1 family non-canonical purine NTP pyrophosphatase encodes the protein MSRLILATRNPGKITELRAILAAAGLQHDLVGADAYPEIPDVKETGVTFAENALLKAHALARATGLPAVADDSGLCVDVLGGAPGIFSARWAGTHGDDRANLDLLLAQLGDIADGHRAAHFACAAALALPDGTERVVEGQLRGTLRHAPAGAHGFGYDPILQPDGDTRTCAELTPDEKNAISHRGKAFRGLVPVVRELLG
- the rph gene encoding ribonuclease PH, producing the protein MSRIDGRTPEQLRPITIERGWSKHAEGSVLVSFGDTKVFCTASVTEGVPRWRKGSGEGWVTAEYSMLPRATNSRGDRESVRGKIGGRTHEISRLIGRSLRAVIDYKALGENTIVLDCDVLQADGGTRTAAITGAYVALADAVTWAQGKKLIKANRQPLTGTVSAVSVGIVGGLPLLDLCYEEDVRADTDMNVVCTGDGRFVEVQGTAEAEPFDRDELNSLLDLAVLGCTELAVAQRAALDTVLER
- a CDS encoding DUF3618 domain-containing protein; its protein translation is MSDTSSTPDTRTPAQIEADIKRRRETLAETLDEIGVRVHPKTIVGDAKAKVASSVDHTLGRAYVGVNRVVDDVKGQFVTEDGQPRLDRIVPVALVVVGVVGLLTLGPRRAKRRRR
- a CDS encoding HNH endonuclease signature motif containing protein — encoded protein: MPVSPYTKERLEEAASTSRTLSEALGRLGVDPRSATRRYVHTRMKKFGVDTSHFEREGARWTREILEAAVSASTNMCDVLRRLGLEVVGGHHTHISRRVRAFGIDTSHFQAPSRRGEVRRPRTPEALLVEQTGAHARRIPSNRIRGAMTATGVRECCARCGTDPVWRGRPLPLEVDHIDGNWRDNRIGNLRLLCPNCHSTTDSYRGRSKGRALGSVQ
- a CDS encoding DMT family transporter, with amino-acid sequence MAWVLLVVAGLLEVGWSVGMKYTEGFTRLVPSVLTGAGIVASMLLLSYAAKTLPIGTAYGVWVGIGAAGAAVYGMAVLGEPTTAARIFFVCLLLVAVVGLKATSGH
- a CDS encoding glucose PTS transporter subunit EIIB, with protein sequence MGQLWVTATKRCDKAVRIREKDMASKAEKIVAGLGGIDNIEEVEGCITRLRTEVVDPSKVDEAALKAAGAHGVVKMGTAIQVVIGTDADPIAADIEDMM